A genomic segment from Streptomyces sp. NBC_01233 encodes:
- a CDS encoding IS110 family transposase yields MARIWAGTDIGKSHHHCVVLNAEGERLLSRRVLNDEPELLSLLGDVLALDEDVVWAVDVADSTAALRISVLLNHGQRLVYIPGLAVNRASAGYRGMGKTDAKDATVIADQARMRRDLAVLRSEDELTIELKILTNRRADLNADRTRRINRLRGQLNTIFPALERVLDLGNVGPLILLTGYQTPAALRRVGRKRLETWLRNRKVRSPETLAAAALEAAERQATAVPGEKIASQVIHTLAKEVMSLNEQIAEIDKLIAARFREHDLAEVIESMPGIGPLLGAEFLAATGGDMSRYADSGRLASLAGVAPVPRDSGNVSGNLHRPRRYHRGLQRVFYTSALISIRNCDASRRFYERKRGEGKRHTQAVLALARRRVNVLWALIRDGRCYEHGLSAPAAA; encoded by the coding sequence GTGGCCCGGATCTGGGCAGGAACGGACATCGGCAAGAGCCACCACCATTGCGTGGTCCTGAACGCCGAAGGCGAGCGACTGCTGTCGCGGCGCGTGCTGAACGACGAGCCGGAGCTTCTCTCTCTCCTCGGGGACGTCCTGGCTCTGGACGAAGACGTGGTCTGGGCCGTCGATGTCGCCGACAGCACGGCCGCTTTGCGGATCAGCGTGCTGCTCAACCACGGCCAGCGGCTCGTCTACATTCCGGGCCTCGCGGTCAACCGTGCGTCCGCCGGCTACCGGGGCATGGGCAAGACCGACGCCAAGGACGCCACCGTTATCGCCGACCAGGCCCGAATGCGCAGGGACCTGGCTGTCCTGCGGTCGGAAGACGAACTCACCATCGAGCTGAAGATACTCACCAACCGGCGAGCCGACCTGAACGCCGACCGCACCCGCCGGATCAACCGTCTGCGTGGTCAACTCAACACCATCTTCCCGGCATTGGAACGCGTCCTTGATCTGGGCAACGTCGGCCCGCTGATCCTGCTGACCGGCTACCAGACCCCGGCTGCCCTGCGGCGCGTCGGCCGCAAACGGCTGGAGACCTGGCTGCGCAATCGCAAGGTCCGCAGCCCCGAAACCCTTGCCGCAGCCGCTCTGGAGGCTGCCGAGCGCCAGGCCACCGCCGTCCCCGGGGAGAAGATCGCCTCGCAGGTGATCCACACCCTGGCGAAGGAGGTGATGAGCCTCAATGAGCAGATCGCCGAGATCGACAAGCTCATTGCGGCCCGGTTTCGCGAACACGACCTGGCCGAAGTGATCGAGAGCATGCCCGGCATCGGCCCCTTGCTGGGTGCCGAGTTCCTGGCCGCCACGGGCGGCGACATGAGCCGCTACGCAGACTCCGGCCGTCTGGCCAGCCTGGCCGGGGTCGCTCCGGTCCCACGCGATTCCGGCAACGTCAGCGGCAACCTGCACCGGCCCCGGCGTTACCACCGCGGCCTGCAACGCGTCTTCTACACCTCCGCGCTCATCAGCATCCGCAACTGCGACGCGTCGCGGCGCTTCTACGAACGCAAGCGCGGCGAAGGCAAACGGCACACCCAGGCCGTCCTCGCGTTGGCGAGGCGACGGGTCAACGTCCTCTGGGCCTTGATCCGTGACGGACGGTGCTACGAGCATGGACTCTCCGCTCCTGCTGCCGCTTGA
- a CDS encoding DUF6415 family natural product biosynthesis protein: MEATRGDLDTVAELVKRALVPYNRKPDDIDIEVLVERLLDFGILLLTEVVDLDGAAAPLADWHALTSAGSGDGPLARWNYARGLARTIHRMLGLLPAAVQ; the protein is encoded by the coding sequence ATGGAGGCCACCCGCGGCGACCTGGATACGGTCGCCGAGCTCGTGAAACGGGCTCTCGTCCCGTACAACCGCAAGCCGGACGACATCGACATCGAGGTACTCGTCGAACGGCTCCTGGACTTCGGCATCTTGCTCCTCACCGAGGTCGTCGACCTCGACGGAGCAGCGGCCCCCCTCGCCGACTGGCACGCGCTCACGAGCGCAGGCTCGGGCGACGGGCCGTTGGCGCGGTGGAACTACGCCCGCGGCCTGGCCCGGACGATCCACCGGATGCTTGGGCTCCTGCCCGCGGCTGTTCAGTGA